CTGACAATATAAAATCTCTAACAGTCACTGAATGTACAGTTGCATGTGTATTAATTATAACAGTATGTGCTGAACAGCAAGCATTGACATGATCTGTTGGCACGGCTATTGGACTATGGGTATAATGTATGAGTGATTTTTAAAATATTAGAGCGAAGGAAATAGTCAAATGACAGGTTTTAAACGAAAATTCAACTGGCGCAGCTTTATCAGTCTCTACATGACTTTCTCAGGTATCATTATTGCGGTTTCGGGGGCGATTCTTTACATTGGGCCACCAGGACGGATCGCAAACTGGAGTCGTATTCCAATCCTGGGACTCGAGAAATCCCAATGGCAGGCTTTACACACGATCTTCACCTTTCTCCTCTTGATTGCCATGCTGTTTCATATCTATTTCAACTGGAAACCGCTCATGGCTTATTTGAAAACCCGAAGAAATCAGAAAATTAAAATACGATCAGAATTATGGATTTCAGTCCTGGTGACAGTTGTCCTGTTCGGGTTAATTCTAACTGAAATACCCCCATTTACTACCGTGCTGGATTTTGGAGAAAGCATTAAGGATAGCTGGGCTACCCAGCAGAATGAACCCCCGGTACCCCACGCAGAGGATCTAACCCTGAAAGAATTGGCTCAAACTATAGATAAAGATGTGGTCATTTTACTGTCTAATCTGTCTGCCCATGGAGTAGATGCGCATCAAGATCAAGTGGTTAAAGACCTTGCAGTCCAATACGGCACTACACCCAGTACACTTTTAGAGCAAATGAAACTACAGAAAAAGAAATCAGAGACTGCCAGTATGCAGGGGAGAGGCTATGGGCGCATGACGGTAGCAGAAATGTGTTCCCAGCTTGAGGTGGATCCAGAACAGGCGCTCCATAGATTACAGGAAGCAGGAATACGAGCCTCAAGGGATGAATCGATAAAAAACCTGGCCACTGATAACAATATGCGACCAAGTGACTTGGTGGATATCATTTCAGGAATTCAGCGAGACCATTTTTATTAGTTATCCAGGAGGTCAAAGATTGAAGGATCCCCACTTGCAGTAAGATATTATCCTTAAAGTGGGCTTTTACACTGGCGTTCAGAAAGACAAAAGCAGCCTCAAATAAAACAGCCCCTACCTTCGGATAATTCAAAGCGTGGAGGCTGCTTGATACTATCAAACCGGCCCATGTTATCCGTAAGTATATTTTACATATATAGCCACAAAGTCACTAAGGCACTATGTTCTATAAAATCCCTGAATGGCTCTTTGAGCCTTTGCTTGTCCGGCGCAGCTCTTCGAGCGAAGATGGATGTCTTCGTGGCAAAAGAACTTACACTGCTGCGAGGTGATGACTCCTGATGCATACGGCTATCTCAGGCCAGCTAAATATCTATACTTTTCGTTTGTAGTTAATGACCTACCCTTGCGAAGTTCTTTAGAAATACATTTCGCAAAGAGCCCTAAAAAGCTCAGTATTCTTAGTGCTTTCTGAAGTTATTGCTTTTACAAAGACTTGGTCAGAACCTCATTCAGGCGTTTGACGAAGGCTGCCGGGTTTTCCAGTTTCATACCTTCCAACAGCATGGCCTGTTCGTATAACAACTCAGTGGCATTGTCGAAATCCTTGGACTTGCGCATATCCTTCATCTTTTTCAGGATGGGATGATCCAGATTGATCTCCAGGATCGGCTTTGCATCAGGCATGTCCATCTGACCCATGGCTCGCATCATTTCCTGCATTTGGAAAGTGGGATCTTCCGCATCTGCCACCAGCACTGAGGGTGAATCAGTGAGACGGGATGAAACTTTCACATCCTTGACTCGGTCACCGAGCACCTTTTTAACCTTCTTGATGAATGGTTTGAGTTCCTTCTCAATGGTTTCAGTATCAGTTGGCTCATCGTCTTTTTTCAACTCATCGCCAGCATTACTGCGATTCACTGACTTAAAATCATGGTCACCAAATTTGGCTGCACCAGGAATGATAATTTCATCGATCTCATCATCAGCGATGAGAACTTCAATATCTTTTTTGGTGTACATTTCAATCAGAGGTGAGAGACGCAAAGTGGCTTCATTGTCACCGGTGATATAATAGATACCCTTCTGATCTTTCTGCATTCGGCTCACATAATCTTCCAGCGTGGTAAAGCCATCAACCTTTGTAGATTTAAAACGAACCAGCTTTTCCAAAAGTTCACGATTATCCCGATCCTGGTAATAACCCTCTTTAATGGGACGACCGAACTGTTCGTAAAATTTGAGATAGTCCTTGTCCTTTTTGGCCAGCGACTGGAAGGACTTTAATATCTTTTTCACAGATGCTTTCCGGATGTTATCCAGGATACGATTCTGTTGCAATATCTCACGACTTACATTCAAAGGCAGATCTTCTGAATCGATGATTCCCTTCACAAAACGCAGATAAGTTGGCAGAAGTTCTTTTTCATCATCGGTGATAAAGACCCGCTTCACATAGAGTTTAACACCAGGTTTGTAATCAGCATAGAAGAGATCAGCAGGGGCTTTTTCCGGAACGAAAAATAGCGTGGTGTAATCCAGAGTACCTTCAGCCTGAGTATGGATATGCAAAGCTGGATCTTGAAAGTCATTGGTGAAAGTCTTATAGAATTCGTTATAATCCTTCTTTTTCAGACTACCTTTAGGTTGCTTCCAAAAGGCAGTTGCATCATTGACCTGCTCTGTTTTTAATTCTTTGATCTCTTTTTTATCATCACCTTCACCATCAAAAGTACTTTCTTCGTATTCAAGGTTGATGGGAAAAGCGATGTGATTGGAATATTTCTTCAGAATTTCAGTAATAGACCAGCGGTTGGCGTATTCCCGGCCCTCTTCATTAAGATGCAGGGTGATCTCAGTTCCAGTCTCTTTTTTGACAGTTGACTCGATCTCAAAACCGCTCTTGCCGTCACTAACCCAACGATAGGCGTTTTCTTCACCAGCCTTGCGAGTGATAACCTCGATCTCGTCAGCTACCATAAAACAGGAGTAAAAGCCCACCCCAAACTGACCAATGAGGTTGGAGTCTTTTTTGGCATCTCCAGTGAGTTTGCCCAGAAAGTTTTTCGTACCGGAACGGGCAATGGTACCCAGATGTTCGATCAGATCTTCCTCATTCATACCGATCCCGGAATCTTTGATGGTGATGGAGCGACCCTCATCAGAATCATTGAAAGAAATATCAACCCGGGGGTCAAAATCGATTTTCTTGAATTCATCCTGGGTCAGGGTTAAGTATTTCAGCTTGTCCAGAGCATCTGATGCATTTGATACGAGTTCACGTAAAAAGATCTCTTTGTGGGAATACATTGAATGAACAATGAGGTGCAGCAATTCATTCACTTCAGTTTGAAAAACATGTTTTGTCATTTTTTATAAATCTCCATTATTATTTATAGTTTCATATCAAACAGATTCTTTTTTACCTGAATAATTCATAGCCACTAAGTCACCAAGACACAAAGTTTAATAAAATATATGCTTATCAAAAATTATCACTCACAGATGTAAATAATACTGTTTAAAATGACCTTGTTCATAACTTTAATACTTTTCGTGACTTAGTGTCTTCGTGGCAATAATTCATGAATAATGCAGGTTTACAACGAATCTGACGAAATTTACGAAAAAAGCCTTTAAAAATTCTCATTAATCAGGACCGTTTTACTTGGTGAACCGTTTGAAACGTATTTGGAACCGAAAATGGTATAATTCCTTTTGGACATCTAGAGCGGCCTCTGTAATCTTGTTTGTTAGGTCTTTATGCAATATGGTCATGGATATAGGAAGGTTCTTTTGTGTCAGAGAGGCAATTATAATATATT
This window of the Candidatus Neomarinimicrobiota bacterium genome carries:
- a CDS encoding DUF4405 domain-containing protein, translating into MTGFKRKFNWRSFISLYMTFSGIIIAVSGAILYIGPPGRIANWSRIPILGLEKSQWQALHTIFTFLLLIAMLFHIYFNWKPLMAYLKTRRNQKIKIRSELWISVLVTVVLFGLILTEIPPFTTVLDFGESIKDSWATQQNEPPVPHAEDLTLKELAQTIDKDVVILLSNLSAHGVDAHQDQVVKDLAVQYGTTPSTLLEQMKLQKKKSETASMQGRGYGRMTVAEMCSQLEVDPEQALHRLQEAGIRASRDESIKNLATDNNMRPSDLVDIISGIQRDHFY
- the htpG gene encoding molecular chaperone HtpG; the encoded protein is MTKHVFQTEVNELLHLIVHSMYSHKEIFLRELVSNASDALDKLKYLTLTQDEFKKIDFDPRVDISFNDSDEGRSITIKDSGIGMNEEDLIEHLGTIARSGTKNFLGKLTGDAKKDSNLIGQFGVGFYSCFMVADEIEVITRKAGEENAYRWVSDGKSGFEIESTVKKETGTEITLHLNEEGREYANRWSITEILKKYSNHIAFPINLEYEESTFDGEGDDKKEIKELKTEQVNDATAFWKQPKGSLKKKDYNEFYKTFTNDFQDPALHIHTQAEGTLDYTTLFFVPEKAPADLFYADYKPGVKLYVKRVFITDDEKELLPTYLRFVKGIIDSEDLPLNVSREILQQNRILDNIRKASVKKILKSFQSLAKKDKDYLKFYEQFGRPIKEGYYQDRDNRELLEKLVRFKSTKVDGFTTLEDYVSRMQKDQKGIYYITGDNEATLRLSPLIEMYTKKDIEVLIADDEIDEIIIPGAAKFGDHDFKSVNRSNAGDELKKDDEPTDTETIEKELKPFIKKVKKVLGDRVKDVKVSSRLTDSPSVLVADAEDPTFQMQEMMRAMGQMDMPDAKPILEINLDHPILKKMKDMRKSKDFDNATELLYEQAMLLEGMKLENPAAFVKRLNEVLTKSL